The Deltaproteobacteria bacterium genome window below encodes:
- a CDS encoding glutamate--cysteine ligase, with amino-acid sequence MIKEIVAKIRTKGPELEEWIQGRQGVAPPPVTLSTDIRNAGFKISVVDTNIYPAGFNNLCETFSENASKAFARYFEKYHPEIKHIHIYPEAHTRNEFYQENLKALVRILSAAGFETTVGLELRRADLILMNNDLSSGYPEELKALSIPVIPSPLLGWHSRRKSIHFQIYGDLIREVAALLEIDPWLLTPLSTVESAIDLGSTTCLDRLQQSADQLLREIRIKYQQYGIRQEPYLFVKNNSGTYGLGVLPIDSGAELLQLSSRLRKKIEYAKGGRPVTELLFQEGLQTIDLYEGKPLEPVVYLVGGTPVGTFFRYHDERNERQNLNAPGMRFSCVCYHQTDHAEDLFTVCDLVARIASVAATLEMGYVPK; translated from the coding sequence GTGATCAAGGAAATTGTTGCCAAGATAAGGACAAAGGGCCCAGAACTTGAGGAGTGGATACAAGGACGCCAAGGGGTTGCCCCCCCTCCCGTGACCCTCTCGACCGATATCCGCAATGCAGGCTTCAAGATTTCCGTAGTCGATACAAACATTTACCCGGCCGGTTTTAACAATCTCTGTGAGACGTTTTCTGAGAATGCCTCGAAGGCGTTTGCCCGTTATTTTGAAAAATATCATCCCGAGATCAAACATATCCATATTTATCCCGAGGCCCACACGCGGAATGAATTTTATCAGGAAAATCTGAAGGCGCTGGTTCGGATCCTTTCCGCGGCCGGTTTTGAGACAACGGTCGGGCTTGAATTAAGGAGGGCGGATCTGATCCTGATGAATAATGACCTCTCTTCCGGCTACCCGGAGGAGTTGAAGGCGCTTTCGATCCCTGTCATCCCCTCTCCGCTCCTTGGTTGGCATTCACGAAGGAAAAGCATCCATTTTCAGATTTATGGGGATCTGATCCGTGAGGTTGCAGCTCTCTTGGAAATTGACCCCTGGCTTCTAACTCCGCTCTCGACCGTCGAGAGTGCGATTGACCTGGGAAGTACGACCTGTCTCGATCGACTCCAGCAGTCGGCAGATCAATTACTCCGGGAGATTAGAATAAAGTACCAGCAGTATGGGATTCGACAGGAGCCGTATCTCTTCGTGAAGAACAACTCCGGCACCTATGGCTTGGGGGTCCTGCCGATCGATTCCGGTGCCGAGCTGCTCCAACTCTCAAGCCGCCTCCGGAAAAAGATCGAGTATGCGAAAGGGGGTCGACCGGTGACGGAACTGCTGTTCCAGGAGGGGCTGCAAACGATCGATCTCTATGAGGGGAAGCCTCTGGAACCGGTCGTCTATTTGGTCGGTGGGACGCCTGTTGGGACCTTTTTCCGCTATCATGATGAAAGGAACGAACGTCAAAACCTGAACGCCCCCGGCATGCGGTTTTCCTGCGTTTGTTATCACCAGACCGATCATGCGGAGGACCTCTTCACCGTTTGCGATCTGGTCGCTCGAATCGCCTCCGTCGCTGCAACACTGGAGATGGGTTATGTTCCCAAATAA
- a CDS encoding DUF819 family protein, with protein MPLIQEPSYVFLVLLTLLGAIFFLSSRKSLKKIFDIIPPIFLAYLVPTLLSNFGVIPAESAFYVWAKKYLLPMSLFLILIGIDIPAILRLGPKMLITMLSGTLGVILGGPIAVALFKNYLHPDSWMGLAALAGSWIGGVSNFAAIAQGLQAPQQFVSPAIVIDTIVGFSWMALLMFFSTFQGKFDTWNRADTSMILEVQKKLEGFHKQVLRPSTVTDILVILTLGFTGGVLCFKLGHFVPYQSKVFSPTLWGVILTTMIAALLSFTPLRKLEGAGSTRISYAALYLLLTTMGAQADLRAVVQSPVYLAVGIVWLSIHIIFILIALRLLRAPLFFGAVGSMANIGGTVSCPIVAEVYREHMLPAGILMALVGTILGNYGGLLCGLLMKFVLS; from the coding sequence ATGCCTCTTATTCAGGAGCCTTCTTATGTTTTTCTTGTCCTCCTCACGCTTCTCGGGGCGATTTTTTTCCTCTCCTCCAGAAAGTCATTAAAAAAGATTTTTGATATCATTCCTCCGATCTTTTTGGCCTATTTGGTCCCAACACTTTTGAGTAATTTTGGCGTTATACCGGCAGAAAGCGCCTTTTACGTATGGGCCAAGAAGTATCTGCTCCCGATGTCCCTTTTCCTGATACTTATCGGGATTGATATTCCAGCGATCCTTCGCTTGGGTCCCAAGATGCTTATAACGATGCTTTCAGGGACGTTGGGTGTGATTCTCGGCGGACCTATAGCGGTTGCGCTTTTCAAAAACTACCTCCATCCTGACAGTTGGATGGGGCTCGCTGCCCTCGCCGGGAGTTGGATCGGTGGGGTAAGCAACTTCGCCGCGATCGCCCAGGGGCTTCAGGCCCCCCAGCAGTTTGTCTCCCCGGCGATTGTCATTGACACGATTGTTGGCTTCTCCTGGATGGCGCTTTTGATGTTCTTTTCGACGTTCCAGGGGAAATTTGATACCTGGAATCGTGCCGATACCTCGATGATCCTGGAGGTACAGAAGAAGCTGGAGGGTTTTCATAAGCAGGTTTTGAGACCCTCGACGGTCACGGATATCCTTGTCATTCTGACACTTGGTTTTACGGGGGGGGTTCTCTGTTTTAAATTGGGGCATTTTGTTCCCTATCAATCGAAGGTCTTTAGCCCGACGCTTTGGGGAGTCATTTTAACAACAATGATCGCTGCGCTGCTTTCCTTTACCCCCTTGAGGAAATTGGAGGGGGCAGGCTCGACACGGATCTCTTATGCGGCCCTCTACCTGCTTTTGACAACAATGGGGGCCCAGGCGGACCTCAGGGCGGTTGTCCAATCCCCAGTTTATCTTGCCGTCGGAATCGTTTGGCTTTCAATTCATATCATCTTTATTCTGATTGCTCTTCGTCTGCTCCGAGCCCCCCTCTTTTTTGGGGCGGTAGGGAGCATGGCAAATATCGGGGGAACTGTGAGTTGCCCGATTGTCGCCGAGGTCTATCGCGAACATATGCTGCCCGCTGGAATATTGATGGCGCTCGTTGGGACCATTTTAGGGAACTATGGTGGGTTATTATGTGGCCTGCTGATGAAGTTCGTTTTGAGTTAG